One genomic region from Gopherus flavomarginatus isolate rGopFla2 chromosome 20, rGopFla2.mat.asm, whole genome shotgun sequence encodes:
- the LOC127038020 gene encoding interferon-inducible GTPase 5-like encodes MLSSAMQSLELREQDLTEMGSLIQSCVVLEVSSQVQTLLDSLDSATLDIAVTGESGAGKSTLVNALRGLSDSDPRAAPTGVVETTAEPTPYPHPSLPSVRLWDLPGTGTSTFRAERYLEQVGLIRFDFFLLVASERFRESHAQLAQALAAAGRPFYFIRTKVDQDLRASRRRRPGRFQEGQVLGEIRADCARQLEKGGATAPRVFLLSAFQLHRFDFPRLQATLAEELAGHKRHALLLALPALTAEAVGCRKETLRRHIWKKALLASLVSALPGLPLQLNVPMLVETLGSYRRSFGLDEESLGVLARAGAGSPQWLRAQVRSELARELSPAAVRDVLSQAALCGQAAARLARARLPLLENLVAGGISFVAAYFLLHSALEDFARDAQRVLEAAYRMEEEGGPCDPPDPGFLYD; translated from the exons ATGCT CTCCTCCGCCATGCAGAGcctggagctgcgggagcaggACCTGACCGAGATGGGCTCCCTGATCCAATCCTGTGTGGTGCTGGAGGTTTCCAGCCAGGTCCAAACCCTGCTGGATTCACTGGACTCTGCCACTCTGGACATCGCTGTGACAGGCGAATCCGGCGCCGGCAAATCCACCTTGGTCAACGCCCTCCGTGGCCTGAGCGACTCAGACCCCCGTGCCGCCCCCACCGGCGTCGTGGAGACCACCGCCGAGCCCAcgccctacccccaccccagcctccccAGCGTCCGGCTCTGGGATCTCCCTGGCACCGGCACCTCCACCTTCCGGGCTGAGCGGTACCTGGAGCAGGTGGGGTTGATCCGCTTCGATTTCTTCCTCCTGGTGGCTTCGGAGCGGTTCCGGGAGAGCCACGCccagctggcccaggccctggCCGCCGCGGGCAGGCCCTTCTACTTCATCCGCACCAAGGTGGATCAGGATCTGCGGGCGTCCCGCCGGCGCCGACCGGGCCGCTTCCAGGAGGGCCAGGTGCTGGGCGAGATCCGCGCAGACTGCGCCCGCCAGCTGGAGAAGGGAGGCGCGACAGCCCCACGGGTTttcctgctctctgccttccAGCTGCATCGCTTTGACTTCCCGCGGCTGCAGGCCACGCTGGCGGAGGAGCTGGCCGGGCACAAGCGCCATGCGCTGCTCCTGGCCCTGCCGGCTTTGACGGCTGAGGCCGTGGGGTGCCGGAAGGAGACGCTGCGGCGACACATCTGGAAAAAGGCCCTGCTGGCATCCCTGGTCTCGGCGCTGCCGGGGCTCCCGCTGCAGCTCAACGTGCCCATGCTGGTGGAGACGCTGGGCTCCTACCGCCGCAGCTTCGGCCTGGATGAGGAGTCCCTGGGGGTGTTGGCCCGGGCGGGTGCCGGGTCCCCGCAGTGGCTGCGGGCACAGGTGCGCTCAGAGCTGGCCCGGGAGCTCTCCCCGGCGGCCGTGCGGGACGTGCTGAGCCAGGCCGCGCTCTGTGGGCAGGCGGCCGCCCGCCTGGCCCGTGCCCGCCTGCCGCTGCTGGAGAACCTGGTGGCCGGCGGCATCTCCTTTGTGGCCGCCTACTTCCTGCTGCACAGCGCCCTGGAGGACTTCGCCAGGGACGCCCAGCGGGTGCTGGAGGCCGCATacaggatggaggaggagggggggccTTGTGATCCCCCTGATCCCGGGTTCCTCTATGACTGA